CCTACATCGATGGTCCAATGGTCCAGAAGTTAAGCTGTAAACTCAAATGCATTTTGAGGTCAGGTGTTAAAATCTTAATGCACCTACTAAGgatattaaataaagttttccaatgctaaattattataaattcgGACACTTTACTTTTTTTGGGGGGATGAAAAGCCaactttcattgaaaaaataaaagaatacaagggcatgaaaaaaaaaactaagccCACAAGAGGGAACACCTCTAAACGAAGGGGCCGACCATGCAAAATAAGACCTAACAAGGGATGAAAATAAGACATCATTATTATCCCTCTCCACTTCCTTGAAAATTCTATTGTTCCTCTCCCCTAAAGGCCTCACATCAAAGCACACACCCCGGCTTGCCATAAGTTAAAGGTCGCACAATTCACTTGTCACTTTGATAAGATAAGTTATGTTCCATGGAAAACTACCAGATTCAAACCAACTGCTATCCTATTGTTTGGTCATTATAAATCTTTGGATGAAATCATTTTTACTACAACTGaatcaggaaaaaaaaattgtccaaTAAACAAACTCAAGAAAATAAGTGATGGCTATCATTATCAAATCATTGCATATAGTAGGCACCCGAAATGTATATAATTGCAGCTAAATAAACACATAAATGCTTCAGCAACTAACTATTGGTACGAAAATATTACTTTGACTCAATATAGCAAGTCAACAAAGTAATCTTAAAGAGTTACGGACAAGTGCATATGTGTGTATCAAACTCGGAATTAGGCAGGCCTTATACAATAAAGAAACAGCGAGATCTTACTTTGCAGCTCTAAGGTACACTTTATAAAAGCCAGGATCTATAGCAGCAGCCATTGTACAGTCACTGATTGCGTCTCTCAATCTTCCAAGAGACATTCTAGTTGCTGCACGATTGCTATAACAAAGCATCAAAGCCCTGAGACTGCTTCTAGACGACTCATCTCTTGAAATACAATTCACCCCTCGAGTGTAATGGTCCTCAGCCTTAGATAAATCACCACTTGCATATGCCTGGTTCCCTCTGTAAAATGTCAAGTAAACAAAAGAGAAACGATAATCACCTAGTTGGAATGAAAAATTCCAAAGAACACACCTTATAGGGTATCTATGGCAAGAACAATCATAAGTACCAAAACACTAACCTCAATCTCCACTTTTCACAAGCCTCCTGGGCAGCAACTGTTGCTGCTATAGTAGAAACGGACTCTTGTTTCATCTCCTGGTCTATGTTCACCCAAGAGTCAGCTCCATATTTGCACTGAGCCATAGATGGATCTCCTTTCTGACTCCTTTGAGCCGGTATTGGTGATGAATTTCCCGTAAATGTAACAAATTGCGCAGAAGAAGATGACAGCGGAACTTCAATGGCAATTGTTGAGGAAATATGAGACTCTTGACCAACTTTTCcccaacttttctttttgtattggCGCTTGGATGCAGATAATTGACTTTGGGCAGCAGATGAGGCAGCAAATATAAAGTTTGACCTGGATGCATCCTctgaatttgaagaaaaactaAATTGCTTCCGGCCATCACTATCCTGCctctcaaatttcaaactcgAACTGACTTCTGTTTCTTCTGAAATAGCTGTTCGATCACCACTAAAATCCAACTCTTCATTTGCAGATTTGTAGCTTTCGGTATCCGCAACTGAAACAGATTCCTCTAGAGGAGCTTCAGCACCATGGTTTGCATGAGAATGGTAAATAGagccttcatcttcttctatttCAGTTGCACCCAAACTAGTTTCACTTATATTTAAGCTTTCTGTAGCATTAAGCAGATCTTCGTCTATAGTATCATTTAAGACTTCAGGGATTGACTCGTCAAATACAATGGAGTTGTTGTCAAGATTGAGTGATTCATTGGATGTCACGGAATTTTCACGAGAGATTGGATCAGCAGCTAGTGTTTCCTCGTATGGTGAAACGTCCATTGGTGAATAGGGCTCAGACGCCTTGTAACTCACCAGGGGATCCCCTTCCCTTGAAGAACCAAAATGATGAGTCTCCTGATCAACACGCAACTGTGCCGCGGTAGGATTATACCTTCCACTCCTACTATTCGGTCCAAATTCTCTAATTGGATCCCTCTGTGCATTGAATTGAAAGTTCGGACTGATTCCAGCAGAAAAAATGTTGGATTTGACATCTGGTGTTTTAAATTCTACAAAAGCCGATCCagtattttcttgtttattcaTAGAGCGAAAGTAAtctgtttctttgtttctgtttGTATCAGTCACTTGAAATGTACTACCAACAGGTTGCATATCAttgtaaaaaattgaagaaggcgGCATAGCGACACCATTTTGATCATTACCGTCATGTTGTGCATATGAAGAAACCTGACCACCTCCCATGTCCTTAGACTCCTGCAACTTCTGAGATTTAATGTCCGTGGCCAATGGTTGATCAAGATTTCGGTCAAAATCACTAAAATTTTGCATTTCTGTCTTCTCTGCAGTTACTCCAGATGAAGGTGTCCTTTTATCTAGTTTCAACTCCTCCATCTTTCTTGACAACATTGTATCCTTTTGCTCAACAAAATTACCACCAGTCCCTTGGGTGTTGATATTTGCTGAATTAGATGTGCCCCTTATGCTCAAACCTTTTATCTTCTCGGGAAGAGAATCTGCTGAGCTTGTAACACCCTTACCCTTGTCCAATCCGAACGTATCCACACCCTCAGATTTAAATGCAGCACTGCCGCTATCATGATGCCCACTATCTTCAATGTTCAAATGCTGCAACTTGTTGGGGAGTTCTGAAACTAGAGGATGAACAACATTACTGCTCCACAAACCAAATTTAGCCTGTTCATTTGATCTAAACCTCGAACTTTCATTTATAGTTTTGTCAATTCGTGCAGCATTACCTTGCCCTTCTTCAATGTTCAATTTCCTCATGTCATCCGGAAGCTTTGATTCAATGGCTTCATCGCCTCCTTTATCAAAAACCTCAGTTTTACTCGAACTTCTATTGCCAGCATTAAAGCTGAATTTCCCATCTCTGGCAATCGAAAACTCATCCACGCTTTCgatattcaatttcttcattccATCAAGAACTCCTCTCTCTGATTTCTCCAAATTCGAGCTGGTGGTGCTCCTATTTTCTCCAAATACAAATGGCTGATTCCCAATCCCACCCGACCCAGATTTACCGGAGACAGAATCCTGACCCCAAATTGAGGGCGGAAATGAATTCCCGGTGGAGGGTCGATACGTTTCCGGGACCGCCGCAGACCTCAAATCCTGGGTATTCGTTTGCCTCCTCACCTTCGACATCCTCGGCCTCGTAAGACCAGACTTGGATCGAGGAACCGATTGCGTAACGAAACTGAAGTTCGAATAGCCATCGTAAGAATTGGAAGACCCAGAAGCATTATCGTGGAAACTTGATGAATTCATGTCGTAGGGGCAAGGTTTTGGCAACTCAAACAAATTGGAGAATCATAAATCTGGGAGTCAGAGATGGGTCTGGGGATTTAGAAGGCTCACGAACACCGGTTACCTTTCAAACCTCGAGCCCGCCCATCAATGGCAGCCCGATTGAAACCCAATGCAGAAACAACGATCATAGCGGATTCGGCGTAAGTATGGGATTGAAATGGAAAGTGGCAACAGTATTTTGAGGTCCGAGTTATTTCCTTGGGTTGGAAggcaaaaacaaaaggaagagagagaaacggagagagagagagagagagagagagagagagagagagagagagaggaagagagatttctttgggttttcaaCAGTTAATCACAGGTGTGACTTTGATAAAGAAGCTGATTGCTTTCTTTGGCGCTGTTTTTGATCTTGCAAGGGCGCCTTCAATATCATGAATTGTGTTTGCAGCTTCAATCCCTTCATTttgcttcctttttttctccgTCTTTTattattccattttcattctcaTATTATTAGGTTTGAGGCGTTGGGTCCATCTCCTCCCTCGCTCTTATCACAATCATCCcatcaatatcaatatcaatatcaatatcaatatcacatttttaggttttattttatctctCTTCTTATTTCATAAATCTTCTATCccgtataaaataaaataaaataagctcACTTTTTAACCATCAAATCCATTCTaacttataattaaattactccaattttttaatttatacgGATATGCTCGTATTAACTGAGACTACTAGTCAATCTTGTATTTCACTATATTACACTTATTTCATTTGAGAGAGGTGACAACTGGATTGGATATTGCATAATGTAATTGTATAATTAAGGTGAACTTTAAAGGTCATATATCTCGCAAATAATTGAGGGAGTGAAAAGTCTATGGTTGACGTATATCACATTGTTTAATACATAGcatgtataataataataaataaataaataaataaaaaccataTTCTCAAGAGGGTTGAAAGGGATAACCTTGTGAATTATTAATGTCTTGAAAAGCacaataatgtttttatttggtGTGGGGGCCAAATTCCACTTTTATAAACACAACCCTCATttggaatattattaaaatagtgattatccaaaaaaaaaaaattcactcgATCCAGACTTATTCGATGATCTATTACTGTATGACGGAAGAGTGTACACATTCTTGTATTACGGGAACTAGACCCTAAAAAATGTTCAAGAAACTATGAAGAGTGGTAAGCTCCgaaactttcttcttttccaaaCAAAGTTTTGTACCATTAGTGTCTTCGATTTTCTTCGTCTTTCTCTTCGAGCTCGATTTGCAAGATTTTCAACTATGAAGATGTCGACTTGAACTctacatatataattttaatatatgattgAATGATATATGAACTCTGACAAAAATAAAGGGTCAATTTTTGAACGTTTGGATTTCTTGCTAAAGAgaattaaagtaaataatgAGGAATAAAAGGTGGATTAAAATTAGTCAAATGAAATCTATGCCAGGCCTTTATTAGCAATGTTTTTACCTgttatatataaaatcaataataattatgaaatgacattattttcaattttagggcaggtttgaactttttatgatttttaaaaatgaaaaattagtaCTTCTGGGCTCGGCCCATGAAGATTTAGATACTTTTGGGCTGGGCCCATGAAGATTTAGATACTTTTGGGCTGGGCCCATGAAGATTTAGATGTGATTAAAGGGAAACGTATAAATTAGTACTTTTGCAGCTTTCACTAACCcgtcttctttctctctctctctctaacttcAATCGGAATAGTTTATTTCAGTCATCACCGTCGCGTTTGCCCAGTTGTGCATCTCCACTTCCTCAGTTTTCACATCCTCAAGGGCAATAGTATTTTGCTTACTCGTCGATGTGACTAACGCGATCTCATTAACCGTGGACCGCTGTTTTTTGGTGTCTTCTTCAGGCGGTGGTGGTGCTGGCGGCGATAACTATTCTTCGCGCGGCGGAGGAGGGGGCGGTGGAGATGATCATGGTGATGAAGGTGATTCTGGTAATGCTGGTGTTAAGAACAAGGAGAAggctgttaggaatcacaacaatggtatgatattgttctgGTGAGGATTTCCATTGCAATACCtaatcttttcttctcttccccACTAATGCCTCTTAAATGCCAGTTTCCAATAATCCACATAGACCCATTTCCACAATCTCATTTACTTCTTCTTGATCATTGGCTATGTGTAGGTTGAGTTCTCTTGGAATACAAAAGAACAATCTCATTCCATCGGAACtgtgatttttctaaatatatcaTTACAGTATATCAAGTATGCCGTATTCAGTGTGCATGCATTAATTATATGCCTAACTGCGTGTAATTGTGGTACTACTAAAGAGTTCTATACGACCAAGTAGTATTCCACCTTCTAAATGGTACATGCCCATCTCTCTTTGTACTTCCTCTGCTATCAATCAGGAAAAAGAGAAGTGTTCAATGTTGATACAATCTTTATAAGTAGTGACAGATATGGAGAAAACATCAAAGTGAGATGTCTATGCAAGgcctgtgtgtgtgtgtgtgtttctCATCAAGCAAATCGGGCATCGTCTCTCTCCGCCTGACAAGTGGCGAAGTGGGTGAGAGTTAATAGCAGGGGACAAATAGTTAGAGTTCAAGTTTCATTCGGGCTTCGAGGTGAAGAGTTATTAGCTAGTAGAAGTGGGagataacaaaacattatttataagggtgtagaaacttcgttcccctctctctaggggcacgttttaaaaatcttgaggagaagtctgaaaggaaaagctcaaaaatgacaatatggGCTAATGGTGAACTTGAAAAGGAACCGAGTTCAGTAAATATCGAAGAAATTCCATTGAAATGAGGATCCGCAGCTAACTACATACCTCTTAGAAGTTACATTGTTATAGGTACAAGCTTCCCAAGTCATCGTTCTTGGTGCTTCTGCTTCTAGTTGAGAGGAGAGTTGAGACCTTCTTGAGAAGAAAGCGAGTGAAGAGGTTGGTGCCTCTTAGAGGAAATAGAAGGCATTGTTCGGAAGGAAGGTCTTCTCTGGAGATGTTTCAGAGTTTTCTttgcaaatattgtccgcagAAATGGTGAAGCTCTTTCTTTGAATTTCAAGACAACAAAGAACAGAATTCGGTATAGAAGAACAAGGAGCATGAGACCTGTTAAGTCCCACCACTTGGAATGGCTTAATGGAATCCCATACATGTTGGTGATTACATACTCCCCACTCAACTTCGGCATTCCCGGTATCATTGGCTCGAACTCGAGCCCGATCAAGTCGTTTTTGTAAGCACCCTGCAGAATCAAACCACCCAATTATCATCATGAAATGGAAGCTGCTTTAAGAGACTGGACATGGATGATGATACCTGTAGTGCCCAAGAGCCATAACTGAGATATGAGATTGGATACCGCCAAAAGGGCTTTGGAAGGTCAGGCAACAACCGGAAGAAGCCAGAGGTCATCATCATGATACCCTGAacggaaaaaagaaaatgaaaaacaaggCTGTGGATTCTAATAAGCAAGCTTTATTAAATGTTCTTACAATGATTCCAGCGCCTGTTATAATTCCCATCAGGAAGTTTGGAACCAATGAAGCCACAACCATCATCAACCCTTCTATTACAGAAATGCATCCAAAAATATTAAGGCAGAAGAACATGTAGCGGGAGAACTCCAGCCGATATTTCACCATGTAGAAGGTGATGGTACCCGAAACAATCGAAATCGAAACCAAGAACGGTAAAGAAGAGAGGAAGTTTGACAATATAAACACTGTAACTCCATAGTATCCATTCAGCTTTTCTCTGTAAAACATCTGCAGAAGAATGAAACTAAAACTTCAGAACACTAAAGGAACGTCCAGCCCAACCTCCTCTTCCAATATCAGATGTTTTACCTTCATTTCCTCAGTAAAAGATGGAAAGCCCCCAATAGTCATAAATGTCATGAAGCCAGTGATAAATCCACCGCAGGCTCCTCGAGCTAAGATTGCGGTGTAACTGGTTCCAACATCGAAGTAGATGGTACCGACGCATAAGGAGACTATCACGTAGATAATTATCCTTAGCCAATAATATCCGACATCCCTACACATATTAACAAATGATCGACGGGTCAGTGTCGAAAGCTGCTTGAACCAACTAGCTCCGCCTCctttttcatcttcaactTCAAGTCCCTCCTGGAAAAGATGAAACTGTTCATACAATTTGTTCCAAAAATTGCTTGTTCTCTTGAGGATTAGTAACAGAATCACGCTTACAATGGTGGAGATTTCTCGAATTCTTGCCTTCACTCTACTTGCATACTGTGAGCTCCTATATTTTTCAACAAGCGATGACTTGATTTGAGCCGTTGCCAAATTCATGAAAGGGTCTGATGATTCTGGGATATCCTgcaaaaaaaagtataaactCAATCCACCAGTAGTTTTTTGAACTTGGTTGCAATTCAAAACATGTTCTTACTCGAATTCTTAGAGACCCTTTGAGTGTGGCTGTAACGATATCGAAATCTGAATTTATACAACGAAGAAAGTGATCGGATGGATTCCTTCTACTTGGACAAGGAAAATTAGCTTCAGCAAAGAACTACAAAACAGATAACCAAGCCAAATAACAAGTGAgacatttcatcaaacagttGGAAGGCGAAAACCTGCAAGTTTGCAACCCGAAATCACATACCTGTACAGCCATTTTGGCTTCCCCAAAGTAAACAGCCTCACCTCCAGAGAGCAAAAAAAGGTCATCAAAGAGCGCAAAAACCTCACTACTCGGCTGGTGAATTGAAGAAACAACAGTCCGCCCATCACGAGCAACATTTCTAAGAGTTTGAATGACAAAGAACGCGGAGGCACTGTCAAGGCCGCTGGTGGGTTCATCAAGAAAAAGCAAACGAGGGCGTGTGAGGATTTCAACCGCAACACTCAATCTCTTCTTTTCCCCACCACTAATTCCTCGAAGATGCCAATTCCCAATCAATCGATCGGCGCAGTCTTGAAGACCCATTTCCAAAATCGTTGCCTCCACGATGTTGTTGAGCTCATCTTTGGTCATAGAACTCGGAAGCCGCAGCTGGGCAGAGTAGCTTATGGTTTCTTTCACCGTTAGAGTTCCCAATAGTATGTCTTCTTGGGTTACATAGGCCTGCAAACGTTGAGGTAAATTTTCAGCTCATACATAAATGTTACAGTCTGAAAGGGAGAAGAGTACTTACAACGTCGCCATTTCCGAGCTTCCTCTTCTTTCCATTCAGGAAAACATTTCCAGTCATTACCACATTCTTGGAGAGTCTCCCTGTTTCGTAAGTTGACAAGGTTAGTTAATTCcgttaattgatttaaaagaaaattttccgTTCATCCTAGTGGATAACTTGatctataattttaatcaCACTAGTTCTCACTCATTGAAATATATACAATCGATCAAATCTCAGAGTTTTGGTTGaacttataaaaatttatgtttgaatATTGTTATAATTGCTTAATCCTAACTATACACACTTTCATATATAGAATTCACACAAAATTATAGTAATATCAAAAATGGTTCTATTTAataactattattttaaaactacctttatttttgttttttttttttaattttctcatgTTTTTAATCACATATTTTCTAGTTAAACTTTTAGATTCAGAatcaaattctatttttaattttttaattttttttttttaactctcatagaaagaaaatagcaAAATTAATAGAATTAGCGTTGATAtgtttaactttaaaaaataaaaaacaaaaaacaaaaaaaaatcaatgtgatattaatgaattaaattatataattttgttgtaAAGGGAGAAATTACATTTAATGCTGACTGTTGAGAGTAGAactcatttaattttagtcGGTGGGGACCAAAAttcattttgttaataaaaaaaaatattactcgAAAGAAAAtccatcaaattaaaatatatataaaaaaaagaaaacattaaaatttaaaatcactgaagaaacaataaatatatccAACTAACAATtggaagacgaagaagaagaagaagaaagaagaaagaagaaagaatcgGCATTTACTTACAAACACGGAAGAGAGGTAAAGTACTCACCAATCCCCGGTTAGAATATCTTATCATCACATCCAAACAAACTTCAAAACACTTGAAAGTGTTCGCGTCCCCTTTGAAAAATTCCTAGTTCTAAAGAAAATGCATGCATATAAAtctgtagagagagagagagaaaaaggaccTGCAAGAGTATCAAGAAGGGTGGATTTTCCGGAGCCGGAAGGGCCCATGATGGCCATAATCCGGCCGGGCTCGGCGTAGCCACGGAGGCCATTGAGTAGCCTCTTGGTGGGGCCATCGGTGAAATTAGGAAGCATGACGGTGAGATCCTCCCACACAAGGTAAGTCCCTCGCTCTTCTCCCCGTCGCAGGGCGTCGGCATCGGGGTGGGAATGGGTTCCTCCGGCGTGGTGGTGAATTTCCATGGTGGTGAATCAGGATGGGTGAGTGGGAGAGTAAGAATGGAGGATAGGGAGAAAGAGGAACATAGGAAGAGAGAAGGggaattataatatataaggAAATAATATTGCAAAATGAACATATTATGTAGAACTATAAATGCTGCCACAAATGGAGGTGTGCACACCAAATTAATGATGAAAGAGGAAaatgagaagaagagaagagaagagacgATAAGGGGGTTTGAGTTTGATTATCATGTGGGAATGGGTGGTGAGTTGGAATATTAAATGAACATGTGAATGTGATGCTTTCCATTCTCACactaattcaaatatatttaatcaacaattaattttatattacatACAAATTAAAGTGACAATGGAGAAGAGGATTTTAATGTGGTTCACAATAATGTAACCTACCCAACCATATCaccatttattattcaaagaaaaaaataagccATATAAAAATCCTTTAACTTAGGGGTGCCTAATGCGTGCAAAATTGGAAGCCACGTACCCAAATTAGAGACCAAAATATCATAGTCGCCCAACTTTTAGGCGCAATATGATATGCCTGTTTatgaatcaaaatttataaaaattaataaataaatatgattcaCTGAATCCAGAACAACCCATACCCATACCCACACACCCATACACTCTTCGAAATTACCTTACAACGCTCAGAAAAGCCCTAAATACGTCAGGCCAAGCCAAGCCAAGCCAAATCCTCTGTTCTGCTTTCAATGTCGCCGCCGCTCCCCCTCTCCGACATCTGTCTCTCTCGATCTCTCCGCCGCTGGCTCCTCCTCTCTTAAGCCTAAGCTTCCTccttcattaatatttaattaatgaggAAGAAGGTAATTGGCGAACCTCCGCTGAGAAGTTGGAacttaaagtttatttattattattattattatattgttaTTAGAAAAGAATTTCTGTCGGTCATGGGCCAGGCGTTATCGACTAAAACGGTGGGTCATGCGTGCCGTTTCGTACATTGATGGGCCGTTATTTGAGCTTTTGAAGCATACTCTGAGTTAGCCCAATGGGTCAACCGGGCCCAGTATCTGTTTTGTCTCTCTCCTTGAAAGAGATGAGTTGGACCAGACCGGACGCGGTTTCTCGGGGCTTATACTTTTCAGTTTAAGTTGATTTAGTAGCCTTTATTGTTGACTTGCACATTACGGATTAAATTGTCTTTAGACTTTTATAGATGTaccaactttttattttgtatttataaatacttgtttaaaaaatattacattaaataaattatttgatgttAGTTAGTTTAACCTTATGCTATCAAATGCTTTATCGTATAGAAATCAACTCATTACATAATCGTCAATTTCTtaagtaaattttaaagtgataaaaaggaatataaggactttataaaaatatttattataaatgttactttattgtttatttcaaaaaaaaaaataataaataaataaatcagcCAAAATGGACTAATGtggatatttttgttattttcccACATTTATGAATGAAGACTTTATCACAAAATAGTTTTCCTTAAAAGGCTCAAGATATATGTACAAATTCGGGAAACAGACAAAAGCATCTAAAAAGAAGGTTAAATTTGCTTGGAAGTAAGGATCTAAAATTCACTTGTGAAGGTAATTGTTAGTGATATCTCGAAAAGGTAATCGTTGAGATTTCTCGAACGTTTTGATATGCGAACGAATTTTttgttgctgttgttgttgcAGTTGCTGTTCATCAATGGACATCTCTCTACGCCTGCTTCGAACATCGCGTGCATGGAGGAGGTTAGGATTCTTCTCCTTCACGCGGCAAATCAGCACATGCTTCTCCATTTCATCTGGTGGCGAAGCTTGTCCATGTCCTTGTCCCTTCTTCTTCGATCTCTCGACCTCCTTTGCTTTGCTTTCATGCGCAATCGCCTTATGTTTCCATTCTTCAACCTACCAGATGCCGAATTATGAATCATCAGTTCATCACAGACGGAAAGGTAATGGAGTTTTTCTTGTGTGCATGTATTTTGAGAAGTAATGTTTTTACGCATGATTGAAGAAATGGAATTTAGAATCGTCAGATTAGAGATTGGTAGGATATTGGagtatttcttcttcttgaagaTTGcagaaattgaatttaaaatatcaggATTAGAAATTGGTACGGCAATggagttttcttttcttattctgCGTAGTTTGTGAAGAAATGTTCTTACAGAGGATTGAAGAGATCGGATTTGAGATTCGGATTCCAGGGCTTGATCTTTCCAGAACTCTCGAGAAACCTGCAACTCTTCCATCTCTTCCCTCACTTGATTCAACATCTCCTGCATTTGCGACCATTGATCTTTTTCGGCTTTAACTTGCTCCGTGATTCTTCGAATAATCGCCTTGCAATGCCCTGAGCATTGATTCCGTTCTTGTGATGTTGAGTCCTGAGTAGGAAAAAGCAGATGCTCCGTGTTATAGAGATTTGAATTCTATTCAAATTAGGTTGATCTTGACCACTCGAGAAGAGACATTTACCAGATTCGGTAGGTGTGTCGGCATGGATGAATCCGGATGCTCGGTTCTGATCTTCGAAGATGCGGCGGAGCTAGTGGCGGAGCTGACGACGGAACTGGTGGCTGTGATGGAAAGCATGGACCTACATTCCTCCCTCATTTTCTCTAACAAAGTTCCCTTCGACagatcttccatttttctcctCAAAACCTCCACCTGAACATTCTTCGAAGTTAATAAAAAGAGTGGATTAGATACCACGAACAATTTGGATCAGAAAACGGATATTCAAACCATTCTTACATTGAATTTTCCACTTGAAATGAAGCTTTCGTGATCTCCACAAGCGCCCTTCGTCTCTGTAGCAATCAGTTCACCAGAGTTCCCATCAATTTTCTCAAGCTTTCTCTGTAGTAAGGACGCACGTTTGTCAAAATTACTACACTTCCTAATTACTATCTGTTTGTTTCTTGAGCCCCTTCGCAACCTCTCGAGTTTTTTAGCCAAATCGTTGATCTCATCCTCCAATACCATCTCCATATCCTTGCCTTCATATACCTTGTTTTTCCCCTGCATCAAACTTGGTTGTTTAGAATCTGCATTCGGTACCAATCTTTATCAAAATCCCAACTCATTGCTTTGTAGaaaatgttactttaatttatcAGCAACCAACGTAAGAAGTGTTGTTATTCTTATTCATGATTGAATTCATTGATTAGTTTAGAGATCTGCCCAACTTCAAATGCGAAAATGAGCAGTGTTCCTTTTGAGATTTCGTTGGAAGATAAATGGAGAACTGAGGTGGAAGAAAAGTGAAAACGAAAACTCACAGAAACAAGAGCTTGAACAGCTGATTTCAGAGTCCTCTCCATTCGAACCTTCATCTTCTCCAATTTCTTGTTGGTAATCTCTCTTTCCATCCTCAACAAGTTACACTCCGCCCTCAACATCTCCGCCTGAAACCTCCACTTCTCCTCCGCCGCTGCATTTCCGACGCCAAcgatctctctctcctccactCTCTCACTCCTCCCCTCCCCACGATCCATCGAAACAACCGGAAAGCCGTCCTTCAAAAACGCCCGTTCCTGGTCGAACAACGCCTCGA
The Cucurbita pepo subsp. pepo cultivar mu-cu-16 chromosome LG16, ASM280686v2, whole genome shotgun sequence genome window above contains:
- the LOC111776979 gene encoding calponin homology domain-containing protein DDB_G0272472 isoform X3, with the protein product MSSLATVTATRRPKWQYPQPAPPTPRILHFPRRPRTRRRPSKSVPAKPSSGFDGRGKLEALFDQERAFLKDGFPVVSMDRGEGRSERVEEREIVGVGNAAAEEKWRFQAEMLRAECNLLRMEREITNKKLEKMKVRMERTLKSAVQALVSGKNKVYEGKDMEMVLEDEINDLAKKLERLRRGSRNKQIVIRKCSNFDKRASLLQRKLEKIDGNSGELIATETKGACGDHESFISSGKFNNVQVEVLRRKMEDLSKGTLLEKMREECRSMLSITATSSVVSSATSSAASSKIRTEHPDSSMPTHLPNLDSTSQERNQCSGHCKAIIRRITEQVKAEKDQWSQMQEMLNQVREEMEELQVSREFWKDQALESESQIRSLQSSVEEWKHKAIAHESKAKEVERSKKKGQGHGQASPPDEMEKHVLICRVKEKNPNLLHARDVRSRRREMSIDEQQLQQQQQQKIRSHIKTFEKSQRLPFRDITNNYLHK
- the LOC111776979 gene encoding uncharacterized protein LOC111776979 isoform X2 codes for the protein MSSLATVTATRRPKWQYPQPAPPTPRILHFPRRPRTRRRPSKSVPAKPSSGFDGRGKLEALFDQERAFLKDGFPVVSMDRGEGRSERVEEREIVGVGNAAAEEKWRFQAEMLRAECNLLRMEREITNKKLEKMKVRMERTLKSAVQALVSGKNKVYEGKDMEMVLEDEINDLAKKLERLRRGSRNKQIVIRKCSNFDKRASLLQRKLEKIDGNSGELIATETKGACGDHESFISSGKFNVEVLRRKMEDLSKGTLLEKMREECRSMLSITATSSVVSSATSSAASSKIRTEHPDSSMPTHLPNLDSTSQERNQCSGHCKAIIRRITEQVKAEKDQWSQMQEMLNQVREEMEELQVSREFWKDQALESESQIRSLQSSVRTFLHKLRRIRKENSIAVPISNPDILNSISAIFKKKKYSNILPISNLTILNSISSIMRKNITSQNTCTQEKLHYLSVCDELMIHNSASGRLKNGNIRRLRMKAKQRRSRDRRRRDKDMDKLRHQMKWRSMC
- the LOC111776979 gene encoding uncharacterized protein LOC111776979 isoform X1; protein product: MSSLATVTATRRPKWQYPQPAPPTPRILHFPRRPRTRRRPSKSVPAKPSSGFDGRGKLEALFDQERAFLKDGFPVVSMDRGEGRSERVEEREIVGVGNAAAEEKWRFQAEMLRAECNLLRMEREITNKKLEKMKVRMERTLKSAVQALVSGKNKVYEGKDMEMVLEDEINDLAKKLERLRRGSRNKQIVIRKCSNFDKRASLLQRKLEKIDGNSGELIATETKGACGDHESFISSGKFNNVQVEVLRRKMEDLSKGTLLEKMREECRSMLSITATSSVVSSATSSAASSKIRTEHPDSSMPTHLPNLDSTSQERNQCSGHCKAIIRRITEQVKAEKDQWSQMQEMLNQVREEMEELQVSREFWKDQALESESQIRSLQSSVRTFLHKLRRIRKENSIAVPISNPDILNSISAIFKKKKYSNILPISNLTILNSISSIMRKNITSQNTCTQEKLHYLSVCDELMIHNSASGRLKNGNIRRLRMKAKQRRSRDRRRRDKDMDKLRHQMKWRSMC